From Rhodanobacteraceae bacterium, a single genomic window includes:
- a CDS encoding transposase, whose translation MRPKYADPRQPEAGVRCARLPAQLIDGSHLDASLGAHLLVSKYADHLPLFRIEEIYQRGGVAIPRSTLSDWVIALSGWLKPWCCACRRR comes from the coding sequence GTGCGCCCCAAGTACGCCGATCCGCGGCAGCCGGAAGCGGGCGTGCGCTGCGCCAGGCTGCCGGCGCAACTGATCGACGGCTCGCACCTGGACGCGAGCCTCGGCGCGCACCTCCTGGTGTCCAAGTACGCCGATCACCTGCCACTGTTCCGCATCGAGGAGATCTATCAACGGGGCGGCGTGGCGATCCCGCGCAGCACCCTGTCGGACTGGGTGATCGCGTTGTCGGGGTGGCTCAAGCCCTGGTGCTGCGCCTGCAGGCGGCGCTGA
- the tnpB gene encoding IS66 family insertion sequence element accessory protein TnpB, protein MDFRLGIDGLALRVQASLGPQRALSSAHVFFNRGRDKVKILWYDRHGWWLMYKRLERGQFSSVTAGALSESDLRLVLEGIDLSVRRLRPVTAMRVA, encoded by the coding sequence GTGGATTTTCGCCTCGGGATCGACGGCCTGGCGCTGCGGGTGCAGGCGAGCCTGGGACCGCAGCGGGCGTTGTCGAGTGCACACGTGTTTTTCAACCGCGGCCGCGACAAGGTCAAGATCCTCTGGTACGACCGTCATGGCTGGTGGCTGATGTACAAGCGTCTGGAGCGTGGACAATTCTCGTCGGTGACGGCGGGGGCGCTGTCGGAGAGCGACCTGCGGCTGGTGCTGGAAGGGATCGATCTGTCGGTGCGCAGGCTACGCCCGGTAACCGCGATGCGGGTGGCTTGA
- a CDS encoding WYL domain-containing protein, with protein MERTERIALLHGLLSRHRYGLSNERLMEEAQCSRSTLYRDLHFMRDTLGAPLELEGDPARLWRYVQRDASAFQLPGVWLSAEELYALLLAQQLLQRGDSGMLKEALGPLQPRIHKFLGDKARRLDRLRVLRTQARRGNPTTFRLVTEAVLDGRQLRFHYQSRSTGEDRERQVSPQALTHHRDNWYLDAFDPTAASLRRFAVDRIRKPELIPEPALELPIEQLQGIRPTAPILPSISDGCEADGFIGIGVLPWPVPSVRWSGSCASAPLRAVA; from the coding sequence ATGGAACGCACCGAACGCATCGCCCTGCTGCACGGCCTGCTGAGCCGCCACCGCTACGGCCTGAGCAACGAGCGCCTGATGGAGGAAGCGCAGTGCTCGCGCTCCACCCTCTACCGCGACCTCCATTTCATGCGCGACACCCTGGGCGCGCCGCTGGAACTCGAAGGCGATCCCGCGCGCCTCTGGCGCTACGTCCAGCGCGACGCGAGCGCCTTCCAGCTACCCGGCGTCTGGCTCAGCGCCGAAGAGCTGTATGCCCTGCTGCTGGCCCAGCAACTGCTGCAGCGCGGCGACAGCGGCATGCTCAAGGAAGCCCTCGGCCCCCTGCAGCCGCGCATCCACAAATTCCTGGGCGACAAGGCCCGCCGCCTGGACCGCCTGCGCGTGCTGCGCACCCAGGCCCGGCGCGGCAACCCCACCACCTTCCGCCTGGTCACCGAAGCCGTCCTCGACGGCCGCCAGCTGCGCTTCCACTACCAGTCCCGCTCCACCGGCGAAGACCGCGAGCGCCAGGTTTCACCGCAAGCCCTGACCCACCACCGCGACAACTGGTACCTGGACGCCTTTGATCCCACCGCCGCCAGCCTGCGTCGCTTCGCCGTGGACCGCATCCGCAAGCCCGAACTGATCCCCGAGCCCGCCCTGGAACTCCCCATCGAGCAACTGCAAGGTATCCGTCCGACCGCGCCCATTCTTCCGTCCATCTCGGATGGCTGCGAGGCTGACGGCTTCATCGGCATCGGGGTCCTGCCGTGGCCCGTTCCCTCGGTTCGTTGGTCTGGTTCATGCGCATCTGCGCCGCTTCGCGCAGTCGCCTGA
- a CDS encoding type II toxin-antitoxin system RelE/ParE family toxin, translating into MGSRTPHEAALEPCGRVRPLRYPWLHRQGSADQRGSVRGTLIERAEQATRYPDKHRKVPELDRDDVREVFEGQYRIIFQVHAHEVEVIAVLHGSRLLRDLTL; encoded by the coding sequence TTGGGCTCTCGAACGCCGCATGAAGCTGCGCTGGAACCCTGCGGCCGAGTACGACCTTTACGATATCCATGGCTACATCGCCAAGGATCAGCCGACCAACGCGGATCGGTTCGTGGCACGCTGATTGAGCGGGCAGAACAGGCGACACGGTATCCAGACAAGCATAGAAAGGTCCCGGAATTGGACCGCGACGACGTTCGCGAGGTGTTCGAAGGTCAGTACCGGATCATTTTCCAGGTGCATGCGCACGAGGTTGAAGTGATCGCGGTACTGCATGGCTCGCGGTTACTGCGAGACCTCACCCTGTAG
- a CDS encoding RimK family protein — protein sequence MSRLVIVVEKASDWGSYYPSDNVVTAMDYLKEPIRSDEERTQVINLCRSYKYLGAGYYVSLLAEARGHKVIPSVRAINDLRRRSLYGLDIEDLNQKLTKHLAQDRDTTDFGILVYFGETSYEPLKDLARQVFEAFPCPILRIEFERDRKWEIEAIKPAGLHTLTDAQEDGFAAALDRFSKKLWRSKRTPKKFRYDIAMLQDPAEQWPPSNKKALKAFINAGKDLGIEVDPITRNDYARLAEYDALFIRETTALDHHSYRFANKAEKEDMVVIDDPTSILRCTNKIYLSDLLKSRKLPTPRTEILYKDEPKKLAELGDTLGFPLVLKVPDGSFSRGVVKVADAESLKRSADELFQQTALVLAQEYMPTEFDWRIGILNREPIFACQYFMSRGHWQIYNHAAKGEARSGDFKTLPIREVPSEVVKLAQRATAQIGDGLYGVDLKQVGDRVVIIEVNDNPNIDWGVEDAYLGEDLYRRVMGEFLRRLERKRLGVGD from the coding sequence ATGAGTCGTCTCGTCATCGTCGTCGAAAAAGCGTCGGACTGGGGCAGCTATTACCCGTCCGATAACGTGGTCACCGCGATGGATTACTTGAAGGAGCCGATCCGCTCCGACGAGGAACGCACGCAGGTGATCAACCTCTGCCGCAGCTACAAATACCTCGGCGCGGGCTACTACGTCTCGCTGCTGGCGGAGGCGCGCGGGCACAAGGTGATCCCTTCGGTGCGCGCGATCAACGACCTGCGCCGCCGCTCGCTGTACGGCCTGGACATCGAGGACCTCAACCAGAAGCTCACCAAGCACCTGGCGCAGGACCGCGACACCACCGACTTCGGCATCCTGGTCTACTTCGGCGAGACCAGCTACGAGCCGCTGAAGGACCTGGCGCGCCAGGTGTTCGAAGCCTTCCCCTGCCCGATCCTGCGCATCGAGTTCGAGCGCGACCGCAAGTGGGAGATCGAGGCGATCAAGCCGGCCGGTCTGCACACCCTGACCGACGCCCAGGAAGACGGCTTCGCCGCCGCGCTGGACCGCTTCAGCAAGAAGCTCTGGCGCAGCAAGCGCACGCCGAAGAAGTTCCGCTACGACATCGCCATGCTGCAGGACCCGGCCGAGCAGTGGCCGCCGTCCAACAAGAAGGCGCTCAAGGCCTTCATCAACGCCGGCAAGGACCTCGGCATAGAAGTCGACCCGATCACGCGCAACGACTACGCGCGCCTGGCCGAGTACGACGCGCTGTTCATCCGCGAGACCACCGCGCTGGACCACCACAGCTACCGCTTCGCCAACAAGGCGGAGAAGGAAGACATGGTGGTGATCGACGATCCCACCTCGATCCTGCGCTGCACCAACAAGATCTACCTGTCGGACCTGCTCAAGAGCCGCAAGCTGCCCACCCCGCGCACCGAGATCCTGTACAAGGACGAGCCGAAGAAACTCGCCGAGCTGGGCGACACGCTGGGCTTCCCGCTGGTGCTGAAGGTGCCGGATGGCTCCTTCTCCCGCGGCGTGGTCAAGGTCGCCGACGCCGAATCGCTCAAGCGCTCGGCCGACGAGCTGTTCCAGCAGACCGCGCTGGTGCTGGCGCAGGAATACATGCCCACCGAATTCGACTGGCGCATCGGCATCCTCAACCGCGAACCGATCTTCGCCTGCCAGTACTTCATGTCGCGCGGCCACTGGCAGATCTACAACCACGCCGCCAAGGGCGAAGCGCGCAGCGGCGACTTCAAGACCCTGCCGATCCGCGAAGTCCCGTCCGAAGTGGTCAAGCTCGCCCAGCGCGCCACCGCGCAGATCGGCGACGGCCTCTACGGCGTGGACCTGAAGCAAGTCGGCGACCGCGTGGTCATCATCGAAGTCAACGACAACCCCAACATCGACTGGGGCGTCGAAGACGCCTACCTCGGCGAGGACCTCTACCGCCGCGTGATGGGCGAGTTCCTGCGCCGGCTGGAGCGGAAAAGGCTGGGCGTGGGGGATTGA
- the rimI gene encoding ribosomal protein S18-alanine N-acetyltransferase has product MAERRFSRRGANRGRLPAAAARPAPRTGLVRLRRAAARDLAALAALEQTVFSGARMAPRQFRHHLSATSSDLVVARSGTDLLGYALLFRRAGSRVGRVYSIAVADAARGQGLGARLLQRLESAARAHGLTEMRLEVRKDNAGALALYQRRGYQIFGERAGYYEDGCDAWRLAKSLLPPRRRARVGHAPRTPDPRKTR; this is encoded by the coding sequence ATGGCGGAGCGTCGATTCAGCCGGCGTGGGGCGAATCGCGGGCGATTGCCTGCCGCCGCCGCGCGCCCCGCGCCACGCACCGGATTGGTGCGCCTGCGACGCGCCGCCGCGCGCGACCTGGCGGCGCTGGCGGCGCTGGAGCAAACGGTGTTCAGCGGCGCCCGGATGGCGCCACGCCAGTTCCGCCATCACCTCTCCGCAACGAGCAGCGACCTGGTGGTCGCCCGCAGCGGGACCGATCTGCTGGGCTACGCGCTGCTGTTCCGCCGCGCCGGCAGCCGGGTCGGCCGGGTGTATTCGATCGCCGTGGCCGATGCGGCGCGCGGACAGGGCCTGGGCGCACGCCTGCTGCAGCGCCTGGAGTCCGCCGCGCGCGCGCACGGACTGACGGAAATGCGCCTGGAAGTGCGCAAGGACAATGCCGGCGCGCTGGCGCTGTACCAGCGGCGCGGCTACCAGATCTTCGGCGAGCGCGCCGGCTACTACGAAGACGGCTGCGATGCCTGGCGCCTCGCCAAATCCCTGCTGCCGCCGCGGCGGCGCGCCCGCGTCGGGCATGCGCCGCGCACGCCGGATCCACGCAAGACGCGATAG
- a CDS encoding DUF4345 family protein, whose protein sequence is MRSDNLWLVIGGVGFLAFGAWMLVAPQSAMAMVGIALPDGAPATEIRAFYGGLELGLGALLLAAVHKVQYRRAGLVLGCVSYGAVGLARALGMLIDGGATTFLWVALAIELTLAAGFWWRLKR, encoded by the coding sequence ATGCGTAGCGACAACCTCTGGCTGGTCATCGGTGGTGTCGGCTTCCTCGCCTTCGGAGCGTGGATGCTCGTCGCGCCGCAGTCGGCGATGGCGATGGTCGGGATCGCCCTGCCCGATGGCGCGCCCGCGACCGAGATCCGCGCCTTCTATGGCGGCCTGGAACTGGGCCTGGGCGCGCTGTTGCTGGCCGCCGTGCACAAGGTGCAGTACCGCCGCGCCGGCCTGGTACTGGGCTGTGTCAGCTACGGCGCCGTCGGCCTCGCCCGCGCACTCGGGATGCTGATCGACGGCGGTGCCACCACCTTCCTGTGGGTCGCGCTGGCGATCGAATTGACCCTGGCCGCGGGGTTCTGGTGGCGGTTGAAGCGGTGA
- a CDS encoding DUF3142 domain-containing protein, protein MNWLWVVSCGLWAARARNPRQPALDPAAHNPQPRTHNRRRFSATLLALFLAACTPAPTPLPHEAYIWQRQWTPAVVGAVQAQAGQFSGWRVLALQVVGERIIEVAPDLVALKATRLPLRMVVRIEGARLRPAAGALATRIGELRQRWLAAGLRIDGIEIDHDCASAALGEYAQWLRDLRAALPDTGLWSITALPAWMESPDLEALREAVDESVLQVHAVDRPQTGLFDKTGAWYWIFDWAQRSPQPFRVALPAYGVRVGVDGGGKVRVVDAEGIERVGPGGSELRADPREVAALIETIAEETPAGMRGWVWFRLPVAGDARGWSAQTLAAAIAGEPLQAEFSVQVTLAANGASDLVLRNDGNLDNPLPAIDLPAHCRLGDALGRYRMDDAAAGLRLVPADDAWLPAGGRLVVGWTRCAQPLEPRWSIQ, encoded by the coding sequence ATGAACTGGTTGTGGGTTGTAAGTTGTGGGTTGTGGGCGGCAAGAGCCCGCAATCCGCGACAGCCCGCTCTTGATCCTGCTGCCCACAACCCACAACCCAGAACCCACAACCGGCGCCGGTTCTCTGCAACCCTGCTGGCCCTGTTTCTCGCCGCCTGCACCCCTGCGCCCACGCCGCTCCCGCACGAGGCCTACATCTGGCAGCGCCAGTGGACGCCGGCGGTGGTCGGCGCGGTGCAGGCGCAGGCGGGACAGTTCAGTGGCTGGCGGGTGCTGGCGCTGCAGGTGGTGGGCGAGCGGATCATCGAGGTGGCGCCGGATCTGGTCGCGCTGAAGGCGACGCGCCTGCCGCTGCGCATGGTGGTGCGGATCGAGGGCGCGCGGCTGCGGCCGGCGGCGGGTGCGCTGGCGACACGGATCGGCGAACTGCGCCAGCGCTGGCTGGCGGCGGGGCTGCGCATCGACGGGATCGAGATCGACCACGACTGCGCCAGCGCGGCGCTGGGCGAGTATGCGCAATGGCTGCGCGATCTGCGCGCGGCGCTGCCGGACACCGGCCTGTGGTCGATCACCGCGCTGCCGGCCTGGATGGAAAGCCCGGACCTTGAGGCGCTGCGCGAGGCGGTCGATGAGAGCGTGCTCCAGGTGCACGCGGTGGACCGGCCGCAGACCGGCCTGTTCGACAAGACCGGCGCCTGGTACTGGATCTTCGACTGGGCGCAGCGCTCGCCGCAGCCCTTCCGGGTGGCGCTGCCGGCCTACGGTGTGCGGGTGGGCGTGGATGGCGGCGGCAAGGTGCGCGTGGTGGATGCGGAGGGCATCGAACGCGTCGGCCCCGGCGGCAGCGAGTTGCGCGCCGACCCGCGGGAAGTGGCCGCGCTGATCGAGACCATCGCGGAGGAGACGCCCGCGGGGATGCGCGGCTGGGTCTGGTTCCGCCTGCCGGTGGCCGGGGACGCGCGTGGCTGGAGCGCGCAGACACTCGCGGCGGCGATCGCTGGCGAACCGCTGCAGGCGGAGTTCTCGGTGCAGGTCACGCTCGCGGCCAACGGCGCCAGCGACCTGGTGCTGCGCAACGACGGCAATCTCGACAACCCGCTGCCGGCGATCGACCTGCCCGCACACTGCCGCCTGGGCGATGCACTGGGGCGCTATCGTATGGACGATGCCGCTGCGGGCCTGAGGCTGGTCCCGGCCGATGACGCCTGGCTGCCCGCTGGCGGCCGCCTGGTGGTGGGCTGGACCCGCTGCGCGCAACCCCTGGAACCACGATGGAGCATCCAATGA
- the gspE gene encoding type II secretion system ATPase GspE — translation MTSLPRLPFGFARKHGVAVLGLANGKARIACRPDVKPEALLELRRFLGTPLAPEKVAGERFEALLQELYEGGGEDSRSMAADIDQKLDLKQLADELPEPTDLMESEDDAPIIRLINALLAEAVRENASDIHIEPYENRLVVRFRVDGVLREVLSPQKSIASPVVSRIKVMAKLDIAEKRLPQDGRIGLRIAGRPVDVRVSTIPASFGERVVLRLLDKQAGRLNLTELGMDEATRGRLDELIHRPHGILLVTGPTGSGKTTTLYAALMQLNDRSRNIMTVEDPIEYYIDGIGQTQVNTKVDMTFARGLRAILRQDPDVVMVGEIRDLETAEIAVQSSLTGHLVLSTLHTNTAVGAVTRLRDMGIEPFLLSSSLIGVLAQRLVRMLDPIVREQYPATPAELAALGHAKERGTLLWRPGMDMFHKSTGYKGRTGVYELVAIDEAMRQAIHDKAGEMELEKIARRSSPGILEDGWRKCLAGITSVEEVLKVTRED, via the coding sequence ATGACCTCACTGCCCCGACTGCCCTTTGGTTTTGCGCGCAAGCATGGCGTGGCCGTGCTGGGCCTGGCCAATGGCAAGGCGCGCATCGCCTGCCGGCCGGACGTCAAGCCGGAGGCGCTGCTGGAGCTGCGGCGCTTCCTCGGCACGCCGCTGGCGCCGGAGAAGGTGGCGGGCGAGCGCTTCGAGGCGCTGCTGCAGGAGCTGTACGAGGGCGGCGGCGAGGATTCGCGCTCGATGGCGGCGGACATCGACCAGAAGCTGGACCTGAAACAGCTGGCCGACGAGCTGCCCGAGCCCACGGACCTGATGGAGAGCGAGGACGACGCGCCGATCATCCGTTTGATCAACGCCTTGCTCGCCGAAGCCGTGCGCGAGAACGCCTCGGACATCCACATCGAGCCCTACGAGAACCGCCTGGTGGTGCGCTTCCGCGTCGACGGCGTGCTGCGCGAGGTGCTCTCCCCGCAGAAATCGATCGCCTCGCCGGTGGTCAGCCGCATCAAGGTGATGGCCAAGCTCGACATCGCCGAGAAGCGCCTGCCGCAGGACGGCCGCATCGGCCTGCGCATCGCCGGGCGCCCGGTGGACGTGCGCGTGTCGACCATTCCGGCGAGCTTCGGCGAGCGCGTGGTGCTGCGATTGCTCGACAAGCAGGCCGGCCGACTCAACCTGACCGAGCTCGGCATGGACGAGGCCACCCGCGGGCGCCTGGATGAGTTGATCCACCGCCCGCACGGGATCCTGCTGGTCACCGGCCCCACCGGCTCGGGCAAGACCACCACGCTGTATGCGGCGCTGATGCAGTTGAACGACCGCAGCCGCAACATCATGACGGTCGAGGACCCGATCGAGTACTACATCGACGGCATCGGGCAGACGCAAGTGAATACAAAGGTCGACATGACCTTCGCCCGCGGCCTGCGAGCGATCCTGCGCCAGGACCCGGACGTGGTGATGGTCGGCGAAATCCGCGACCTGGAAACCGCCGAGATCGCGGTGCAGTCCTCGCTGACCGGCCACCTGGTGCTGTCCACCCTGCACACCAACACCGCGGTCGGCGCGGTGACGCGCTTGCGCGACATGGGCATCGAACCCTTCCTGCTGTCCTCCAGCCTGATCGGCGTGCTCGCCCAGCGCCTGGTGCGCATGCTCGATCCCATCGTGCGCGAACAGTATCCGGCCACCCCGGCCGAACTCGCCGCCCTCGGCCATGCGAAGGAGCGCGGCACCCTGTTGTGGCGGCCGGGAATGGACATGTTCCACAAGAGCACCGGCTACAAGGGCCGCACCGGCGTCTACGAACTGGTCGCGATCGACGAAGCCATGCGCCAGGCGATCCACGACAAGGCCGGCGAGATGGAGCTGGAAAAGATCGCCCGCCGCAGCAGCCCCGGCATCCTCGAGGACGGCTGGCGCAAGTGCCTGGCCGGGATCACCTCGGTGGAGGAGGTGTTGAAGGTGACCCGGGAAGACTGA
- a CDS encoding DUF1778 domain-containing protein → MPTTASRLDLRLNARDKERIARAAALRGLPVSAFVRDAVLREADAAMAAELNVTLSPEESRRFLAALDQPFKPNPRLAQAMKRGLTRR, encoded by the coding sequence ATGCCCACGACCGCCTCGCGCCTGGACCTGAGGCTGAACGCGCGCGACAAGGAGCGGATCGCCCGCGCCGCCGCGTTGCGCGGTTTGCCGGTGTCTGCCTTCGTGCGCGACGCCGTTTTGCGAGAGGCAGACGCTGCGATGGCGGCCGAGCTCAACGTCACGCTGTCTCCCGAGGAATCCCGTCGGTTCCTCGCCGCATTGGACCAGCCGTTCAAGCCCAACCCACGGTTGGCCCAGGCGATGAAGCGCGGGCTCACTCGGCGCTGA
- a CDS encoding GNAT family N-acetyltransferase, whose amino-acid sequence MLHVVRLDGRRHDRSGFECGVPALNLYLREQAAQHHRSGIATTHVLCADAEPARILGYYSLAAAQVQLADLAAVDRQRLPRYPIPAARLARLAVALGERGRGLGAALLQDAVKRCLDLRAELGIRVLVVDAKDAAAAGFYTAFGFRPTAEAVLTLYLPLGG is encoded by the coding sequence GTGCTGCACGTCGTCCGCCTGGATGGCCGCCGGCACGATCGCTCCGGTTTCGAGTGCGGTGTGCCGGCGCTGAACCTCTATCTGCGCGAACAGGCCGCGCAGCACCACCGCAGCGGAATCGCCACGACCCACGTGCTGTGTGCGGATGCCGAGCCAGCGCGGATTCTCGGCTATTACTCGCTCGCCGCTGCGCAGGTGCAACTGGCCGATCTCGCAGCGGTCGATCGGCAACGGCTGCCGCGCTACCCGATCCCTGCGGCGCGCCTGGCACGCCTGGCGGTGGCGCTGGGTGAACGCGGTCGCGGACTGGGCGCTGCGCTGCTGCAGGACGCCGTGAAACGCTGCCTGGACCTTCGCGCGGAACTCGGCATCCGGGTGCTGGTGGTGGATGCCAAGGATGCGGCGGCCGCAGGCTTCTACACCGCATTCGGGTTCCGGCCGACTGCAGAAGCGGTCCTGACGCTGTATCTGCCGCTGGGTGGTTGA
- the fabR gene encoding HTH-type transcriptional repressor FabR translates to MSTSSAPTGPQGAYRAEADSSITRGDRKLRTRAHLLAAALQLMGEGRPFGALSLREITRVAGVVPAAFYRHFRDLDELGLALVEESGVTLRRLLREARRTGLPPRDILRRSVQIFRDYIHAHRLHFMFVAGERSGGSALIRAAVRREERHFVDEMSQDLRQLGLMPGLSLATLQMTCGLVVTTMMNAATDFLDVPAGQPQQEREVTENFVRQLRLIFLGARAWKE, encoded by the coding sequence ATGTCCACAAGCTCCGCCCCCACCGGTCCCCAGGGCGCATACCGCGCCGAGGCGGACTCATCGATCACCCGCGGCGACCGCAAGCTGCGCACGCGCGCGCACCTGCTCGCGGCGGCGCTGCAGCTGATGGGCGAAGGCCGTCCCTTCGGCGCGCTCAGCCTGCGCGAAATCACGCGCGTGGCCGGGGTGGTGCCGGCCGCGTTCTACCGCCATTTCCGCGATCTCGACGAGCTGGGCCTGGCGCTGGTGGAGGAGTCCGGCGTGACCCTGCGCCGCCTGCTGCGCGAGGCGCGCCGCACCGGCCTGCCGCCCAGGGACATCCTGCGCCGCTCGGTACAGATCTTCCGCGACTACATCCACGCGCACCGGCTGCACTTCATGTTCGTCGCCGGCGAGCGCAGCGGAGGCTCGGCGCTGATCCGCGCCGCGGTGCGCCGCGAGGAGCGCCACTTCGTCGACGAGATGAGCCAGGACCTGCGCCAGCTGGGCCTGATGCCGGGCCTGTCGCTGGCCACCCTGCAGATGACCTGCGGACTGGTGGTGACCACGATGATGAACGCCGCCACCGACTTCCTCGATGTGCCCGCCGGGCAGCCGCAGCAGGAGCGCGAGGTCACCGAAAACTTCGTGCGCCAGCTGCGCCTGATCTTCCTCGGGGCGCGCGCCTGGAAGGAGTGA